TCCGCGGTAACGCGATGCGCAGGGGCCGACGCCCCGCCCACGTCGGAGGTCCGCCCGGCCGCGTCCCGGGCGTGCAGCTCGCCGGCCGGCGTCGCGGCGCTGCCGGCGTGGTCCGCATCGCCTGCACTGCCTTCATCGCCGTCTTCCTCTTCCTCTACTTCCCCGCCGGCGGCCCGCTCGTCGCGCTCGTCCATCCGCTCCAGCAGCGCCTCCGGCACGGGCACCGCGAACGATGCGGGCGACGAAGCGGGCGACGAAGCGGGCGACGACACGGGCGACAGTAACGGCGACGGCATGGGCACCGATAGCGGAGACAGCAGCGGTGCCGGCGCGACGGCGAGCTCCGCCTGCACCAGCGAAGCCGTGCGCGCCGCCATCAGATCGGCCAGCGAGGTCGTGAGTCCGCCGTTCTGCATCGCTTCCACCAGCTTCGGTCCGTCGATCCGCGATGTCTCCAGACCCGCCTGGAACGCCAGTTCGGCGCGGTTCACGACCAGCAGGTCAAAAAGCGCCGCCACCGTGATCGCGGCGGGGTTGGCGATCAGCACCCAGCGCGCCGCCTCGCCGTCGCGATGCAGACGGGCGATCCATTCGCATCCTTCGAGCAGATTCAGCAGCCGCAGCGTGGTTTCGAGGTCGCGCCGCACCATCCGCGAGAGTTCCGACGCAGTGTAGCCCATCCGCCCGCGATCACGCGCGCGTACCAGCCGCGAGAGCATGCCGAGCGCGTCGAGCAGATCGCTCCCCGGAAAACGCGGCCGGAAAAAATGCCCGGCGCGGATGGCGGGGAGCGCGGAGGTGATCGTCGCGCCGAAAAGCGTGATGAACCAGCTCAGATAGACCCAGATCAGGAAGATCGGGAACGCGGCGAACGCGCCGTACACGGCCGTATAGGTGGGAATATGGCGGATGTAGAAGCCGAAAACCCGCTTCGTGATCTCGAAGGCCAGCGCCGCGAACAGGCCGCCCCACATCGCATCGCGCCATTCGACGCGACAATTTGGCACATAGACGTAGAGCAGCGTGAACCCCAGCGCCATGACCGGCACGGCGGCGAGCGAGATCGCCCACTGCCTGGCGAACGGCAGCAGATGCAGGGCGTCGGTGACCGACACGACCGATTGACCCAGCAAATAGGTCGAGAACGAGACGCTGACGCCGAACAGCATCGGCGCCAGCGTCAGCACCGCCCAGTAGATCAGCAGACGCTGCGCGAGCGGGCGCGACTTGCGCACCCGCCAGATCACGTTCAACGACGATTCGATCGTCATCATCGTGATCAGCGAGGTCATGACCAGTACGCCCATGCCGGCGGTGGTCAGGGCCTTGGCCTTCGCGGCGAACTCGTTCAGATAGTCGAAGATCTGCTGGTTGACCGCCGGGGGCATCAGGTGATCGGCCAGGAAAGCCTGCAACGCATCGCGGAAGGTCGAGAAGATCGGAAACGCGGTGAACACCGCGAACGCCACGGTGATCAGGGGCACGATCGACAGGACGGTCGTAAACGTCAGGCTGCCCGCCACTTGCGGGACCCGGTCCTCGGTGCTGCGCTTCGCGGCGAAACGGGCGAAGCGTCGCAACGTGGGCAGACGCAGGAAGGAAATCAAAGGCTACCTCTTCTGGCAGGACGCCGGCGCGGGACGCGCGAGCGCTTGCGGAACGTGCGCCGCGCACGGCGCACCTGCGCGACACTGCGCTACGGACGCGCTCGATGTGCGCATGGCACGGCGCGAAGGTGGGCGAACCCGGCCCACCCCCTATAATAGAACGTCACAGTAAATGGCTCATGCGATGGAAGACATTCTGGTTCTCTACTATAGCCGTCACGGCGCCACACGCGAACTCGCGCGGCTGATCGCGCAGGGCGTCGACAGCGTGGCCGGCGCGCAGGCGCGGCTGCGTACCGTGCCGCCGGTCTCGACCGTCTGCGAGGCCAGCGCGCCGGCCATCCCGGATACCGGGGCGCCCTATGCGGAAACGCGCGACCTGCAGGAATGCGCGGGACTCGCGCTGGGCTCGCCGACACGTTTCGGCAATATGGCCGCGCCCCTCAAATATTTCCTGGACGGCACGTCGGCGGAGTGGCTCTCCGGCGCATTGACCGGCAAGCCGGGGTGCGTGTTCACCTCGACGGGCAGCCCGCACGGCGGCCAGGAAAGCACGCTGCTGACGATGATGGTGCCGCTGCTGCATCACGGCATGCTGGTGCTGGGGATTCCGTACTCGGAAAGCGCGCTGACCACGACGAACGGCGGCGGCACGCCCTATGGCGCGTCGCACTGGAGTCGAAAAGGTGAATCCGGCGAGACGATCGGACCGGATGAAAAGACGCTGGCGATCGCGCTGGGCGCGCGGCTCGCGCGCGCGGCGCTGGCGCTCAGGGCGGCAACGTAGCGCCGCTGCTGCCGCCGCTGCATGCGGGGCGGCGACGAAAAAGGGCGCGGCGGACAGGAATCGAACCCGTAACCCCAGACTTAGAAGGTCTGTGCTCTATCCGGTTGAGCTACCGCCACGCGGACTGCAATTCTAACAGAGTCGGCGCGGGTCTAGACCAGTTGCGGATGCATCGACAGCCAGACGAAGGCCGCCGCGCCGGCGACCAGGCAGTAGACGCCGAATACCGCCAGACGCCCCTTGCCTTCGAAGTAATGCATCAGGAAACGGATGCTCAGGTACGCGGCGATGCCCGTCAGGACCCCGCCCAGCAGCGCGTCGCTCAACTGGGTGCCGCCGGCCCGGAACAGCTTGGGCAGCTCCAGCACGCCGGCCGCGAAAATGATGGGCGTGCCGAGCAGGAAGGAGAATTCCGCCGCTTTTTCGGCGGTCATGCCCGCGCCGACGCCGGCGATCATCGTCAGGCCGCTGCGCGAGAAGCCCGGAATCAGCGCACCGATCTGCGCGAAACCCACCGCAGCGGCCTGGAGGAACGTGAGTTTTTCCGGGGCCGGCGACCGCAGCGCCGAGCGGCGGCGCTGCAGGCGGTCGCCGAACCACAGCAATACGCCATTGATCATCAGCGCGGCGGCGACGATGCGCAGGTCGTGGAAAACATGCTCGATGTGCTTTTCCAGCAGCAGGCCGACCACTCCCGCGGGGATCGTACCGGCGATCAGCGCCCAGGCCAGATGGCCGTCGTCGCTGCGGTGCCCGCCCAGGGTGCCGAACCAGCCGCGCACGATCGCCACCCAGCGCGCGCGGAAATACCAGAGCAGCGCCACCGCGGTGCCCAGATGCAGGGCCACCAGAAACGGCAGCAGTTGCGGCGCATGCCGGTCGATATGCATGCCGATCAGACCGGGCACGAGCAAGGTGTGTCCCAGACTGCTGACCGGGAACAATTCGGTGACGCCCTGAAGCACGCTCAGGAAAATAAGAAAGGCTAGACTCACGAGGAAAGCTCGGCTAAAAGG
This region of Robbsia betulipollinis genomic DNA includes:
- the wrbA gene encoding NAD(P)H:quinone oxidoreductase; this encodes MEDILVLYYSRHGATRELARLIAQGVDSVAGAQARLRTVPPVSTVCEASAPAIPDTGAPYAETRDLQECAGLALGSPTRFGNMAAPLKYFLDGTSAEWLSGALTGKPGCVFTSTGSPHGGQESTLLTMMVPLLHHGMLVLGIPYSESALTTTNGGGTPYGASHWSRKGESGETIGPDEKTLAIALGARLARAALALRAAT
- a CDS encoding undecaprenyl-diphosphate phosphatase, giving the protein MSLAFLIFLSVLQGVTELFPVSSLGHTLLVPGLIGMHIDRHAPQLLPFLVALHLGTAVALLWYFRARWVAIVRGWFGTLGGHRSDDGHLAWALIAGTIPAGVVGLLLEKHIEHVFHDLRIVAAALMINGVLLWFGDRLQRRRSALRSPAPEKLTFLQAAAVGFAQIGALIPGFSRSGLTMIAGVGAGMTAEKAAEFSFLLGTPIIFAAGVLELPKLFRAGGTQLSDALLGGVLTGIAAYLSIRFLMHYFEGKGRLAVFGVYCLVAGAAAFVWLSMHPQLV